A genomic stretch from Clavelina lepadiformis chromosome 5, kaClaLepa1.1, whole genome shotgun sequence includes:
- the LOC143459998 gene encoding uncharacterized protein LOC143459998 isoform X9: MTFWKFWVATLLLFNIKASSGLCVPNNKAGEVYEYAPGGTQVLSLDGVGMVGTEVDLALDSTLSSFLELSDVNVVVKPDVNITRNDGNSAAVLTGVVTCTIISLSSPRPVSINVQIKNINANDPEFSSASYSSTISEADLPGKEILTVSATDPDGLRPTYSISCDECSTTLFRIDSSTGLITLTETLSYPPSNYDLTVTATTNDNSPYGERERFTSTIVVVNVEDVDNHPPQFQPCSSQDGCFLSYSSDISTTYTGDLSIMPQNIAAEDLDPGINATITYAFTNTSSPQDYADHFFIERETGLVTVSKAVTSRTVYTLGISATESTGKSTFALLRVDVSEKDDYKPELNIPLSEGYIQENSLGSLAYVTEDENGTIPLKISASDLDNINASFVYKVTPEEFQITSDGFVIYSPGVSGVYSSGPASFEVTAINIDADTDSPNRASDTKTILLTVVPSPLTTTAVSTTYTTVDTTIAPSTAATSGSTTAAFDTSSSNDFSATTSSLPVSDSTTNTADGSSTTNAPETGISTTNPGFVVTEVPMVEAATLYAVAGTLGGLLFVCFIVIAYLVYKICKPSKDSDDKSILDETSSTSPSVTHTNFAYEYGETNDDHDNEPAPAEDPTYENDPAQATEVEVEDEALNVQEDDSGTEINDYEELEENDGETPAPIEEYEEAPPAPPIVVNNAEEAATSFIDEIPNGIPGIAVAAAAASAAVVAAAEFSSKAIDGDEEDDIHDYGYAFKQGQVKADKILKNGEFGETRLVTIEKYGLDRTDTQAVVKSLEIGSASTSDVNSCHAKIRLMKKACEQEHSNILQFYGTHEDAGQIHVATMYAPHGDLNSYLKSVKAAEDVEPHQLMLIIAGIGKGLQFLHAKDIVHCHLRSKCIMLDSEFNAMISDYENNEVTSVKPDDDRKRWQALEVLGGELSVAASDIWSFGVVMWEITSYGTTPYVDLSENELYNYLADSNRLKQPSGCSDSLFYLMESCWNKDTRFRPDMYVLNGNLSEKLLEDSNELIGLDLSSGPANRGIDPNDVSITIPDDPTSPYDVIVKSSQLQQRSEDITAL; the protein is encoded by the exons ATGACTTTTTGGAAGTTCTGGGTAGCAACTCTACTTTTATTTAACATCAAGGCATCGTCAG GTCTGTGTGTTCCAAACAATAAAGCAGGAGAAGTTTATGAATATGCACCAGGTGGAACACAAGTTTTATCTCTTGATGGTGTGGGAATGGTTGGAACTGAAGTTGACCTTGCACTTGATTCAACGCTAAGCTCATTCCTGGAACTATCTGATGTTAATGTTGTAGTAAAGCCTGATGTTAATATAACAAGAAATGATGGCAACAGTGCTGCAGTTCTTACTGGTGTAGTTACTTGTACTATCATCAGTTTAAGCAGTCCTCGG CCAGTTTCAATCAACGTTCAAATAAAGAATATCAATGCCAATGATCCCGAGTTTAGCTCTGCAAGCTATTCTTCAACGATAAGTgaa GCAGATCTCCCGggtaaagaaattttaaccGTCTCAGCAACAGATCCAGATGGATTACGACCCACATACAGTATAAGTTGTGATGAGTGTTCAACAACGCTATTCAGGATTGATTCATCTACTGGATTAATAACTCTTACTGAAACTCTAAGCTATCCTCCATCAAATTATGATCTAACAGT CACTGCTACAACTAATGATAATAGTCCATACGGTGAAAGAGAAAGATTTACCAGCACCATTGTAGTTGTTAATGTTGAGGATGTTGATAATCATCCTCCTCAGTTTCAACCTTGTTCATCTCAAGATGGCTGCTTTCTTTCATACTCAAGCGATATTAGCACAACTTATACAGGG GATCTAAGCATAATGCCTCAAAATATTGCTGCTGAGGATTTGGACCCTGGAATTAATGCAACTATCACATATGCTTTCACAAATA CCAGCTCACCACAAGATTATGCTGACCATTTCTTTATTGAACGAGAAACTGGTTTGGTTACAGTCAGTAAAGCAGTAACATCTCGAACAGTGTATACATTAGGCATCAGTGCCACAGAAAGCACAGGAAAGTCAACATTCGCTCTTTTAAGA GTTGATGTAAGCGAAAAAGATGATTACAAGCCAGAGTTAAATATACCTTTATCAGAGGGTTACATACAAGAGAATTCACTTGGATCACTTGCATATGTAACTGAAGATGAGAATGGAACAATCCCATTAAAAATTTCTGCTAGTGATTTGGATAATATAAAT GCATCATTTGTATATAAAGTTACTCCTGAGGAATTTCAAATTACAAGTGATGGGTTTGTAATTTATTCTCCTGGTGTTTCTGGTGTTTATTCATCTGGACCGGCATCTTTTGAG GTTACTGCTATCAACATTGATGCTGATACTGATTCTCCAAATAGAGCTTCTGATACTAAAACAATATTATTAACTGTTGTACCCAGCC CTTTAACTACAACTGCAGTGAGCACTACATACACAACAGTAGACACCACTATTGCACCTTCCACAGCAG CTACCTCTGGGTCAACAACTGCTGCATTTGATACTAGCAGTTCTAATGATTTTTCAG CAACCACATCTTCTTTGCCAGTATCAGATAGTACCACAAACACTGCAG ATGGATCTTCCACTACAAATGCCCCAGAAACTGGAATAAGCACAACTAATCCTG GATTTGTGGTAACTGAAGTTCCAATGGTGGAAGCTGCAACTTTATACGCAGTTGCTGGCACACTCGGTGGTCTTTTGTTTGTCTGTTTCATAGTCATTGCATATCTGGtgtataaaatttgcaaaccaTCAAAAGATAGTGATGACAAATCGATTCTTGATGAAACTTCTTCAACTTCG CCAAGTGTAACCCACACAAATTTTGCTTACGAATACGGTGAAACAAATGATGATCATGATAATGAACCAGCACCTGCTGAAGATCCCACTTATG AAAACGATCCTGCTCAAGCCACTGAAGTAGAAGTCGAAGATGAAGCTTTGAACGTTCAGGAGGATGACAGTGGTACTGAAATAAATGACTATGAAGAGCTTGAAGAAAATGATGGTGAAACACCTGCTCCAATAGAAGAATATGAAGAGGCACCTCCTGCGCCTCCAATTGTTGTTAATAATGCTGAAGAAGCTGCGACATCATTCAtagatgaaat CCCAAATGGCATTCCTGGAATAGCTGTTGCTGCTGCTGCCGCCTCTGCTGCAGTTGTTGCCGCAGCTGAATTTTCTTCCAAGGCAATTGACGGAGATGAAGAAGATGATATTCACGATTATGGCTATGCCTTTAAACAAGGACAAGTCAAAGCTGATAAAATTCTCAAG AATGGAGAGTTTGGAGAGACACGGTTGGTCACAATTGAAAAGTATGGATTGGATAGAACAGACACGCAGGCTGTTGTTAAAAGTTTGGA AATCGGTTCAGCATCAACTTCTGATGTGAATAGCTGCCATGCTAAAATTAGACTGATGAAAAAGGCGTGTGAACAAGAACATTCTAATATCTTGCAATTCTATGGCACTCATGAAGATgcag GGCAGATTCACGTCGCTACCATGTATGCACCACATGGAGATTTAAACAGTTACCTGAAATCTGTTAAAGCTGCCGAAGATGTTGAACCTCATCAACTGATGCTTATTATTGCTGGAATTGGAAAAGGCTTGCAGTTTTTACACGCCAA AGACATTGTCCATTGTCACTTGCGGTCAAAATGCATCATGCTGGATTCTGAATTTAATGCTATGATCAGCGACTACGAAAACAATGAAGTGACTTCAGTGAAG CCCGATGACGACAGAAAGAGATGGCAAGCCCTTGAAGTTCTCGGTGGCGAGCTCAGTGTTGCGGCGTCTGACAT aTGGTCCTTTGGTGTTGTTATGTGGGAAATTACGTCATATGGAACAACGCCCTACGTGGACCTTTCCGAAAACGAACTATACAATTACCTTGCTGATAGCAACAGACTGAAGCAGCCTTCCGGATGTTCTGATTCTCT GTTTTACTTGATGGAGAGCTGCTGGAACAAGGACACTCGTTTCAGGCCTGACATGTACGTTCTCAATGGAAACTTGTCTGAGAAATTACTGGAAGATTCGAAC